One Nocardioides luti DNA window includes the following coding sequences:
- a CDS encoding M20/M25/M40 family metallo-hydrolase translates to MSTREGAVEHARAVAKLQALVRIPTVSHRDPALVDTGLFDDFLAELARQFPVLHERLDLTRISTHGLLFHWRGRSADRPVVLMAHLDVVPVDEDAPWQHPAYGADLVDGAIWGRGTLDDKGSLVAICEAVETLLERDHVPAQDVWLSFGCDEEVFGTAAPTAVAHLRAAGVRPWFVLDEGGAVAIEAFPGVAAPIGVIGVTEKGTTSLELRVEGRGGHASTPARNGPTARLARAVLRLDRAPMAASAPDATVELMRRMAPHAPLALRPLLANAARLRPVLTRALVAAGPESAAMVRTTVAVTTLSGSPALNVIASTAKAGVNIRIMVGDTVAGVLEHVRRTIADDQVHIDVLESNEPSPVSPMGPDDEAFALLESTIAERFPDAVPAPYVMMAATDSRFFTEICDHVYRFAPFRMTKAQRQSIHSFDEHVGVDDFLDGVGWYLRLIERLPS, encoded by the coding sequence ATGTCCACGAGGGAGGGCGCGGTCGAGCACGCCCGCGCGGTCGCGAAGCTCCAGGCGCTGGTCCGCATCCCGACGGTGTCGCACCGGGACCCGGCCCTCGTCGACACCGGACTCTTCGACGACTTCCTGGCCGAGCTGGCGCGGCAGTTCCCGGTGCTGCACGAGCGGCTCGACCTGACCCGGATCAGCACCCACGGGCTGCTGTTCCACTGGCGCGGTCGCAGCGCCGACCGGCCGGTGGTGCTGATGGCCCACCTCGACGTCGTCCCGGTCGACGAGGACGCCCCGTGGCAGCACCCGGCGTACGGCGCCGACCTGGTCGACGGGGCGATCTGGGGCCGCGGCACCCTCGACGACAAGGGCTCGCTGGTCGCGATCTGCGAGGCGGTCGAGACCCTGCTCGAGCGCGACCACGTGCCCGCCCAGGACGTCTGGCTCTCCTTCGGCTGCGACGAGGAGGTCTTCGGCACGGCCGCGCCGACGGCGGTCGCCCACCTGCGCGCGGCCGGCGTACGCCCCTGGTTCGTCCTCGACGAGGGCGGCGCGGTGGCGATCGAGGCGTTCCCCGGGGTCGCCGCCCCGATCGGCGTGATCGGCGTGACCGAGAAGGGCACCACCTCGCTCGAGCTTCGCGTCGAGGGCCGCGGCGGGCACGCCTCGACGCCGGCCCGCAACGGCCCCACGGCGCGGCTGGCGCGCGCGGTGCTGCGCCTCGACCGCGCCCCGATGGCCGCCAGCGCCCCCGACGCGACCGTCGAGCTGATGCGGCGGATGGCGCCGCACGCCCCGCTCGCGCTGCGCCCCCTGCTCGCCAACGCCGCGCGTCTGCGCCCCGTCCTCACCCGGGCGCTGGTCGCGGCCGGCCCGGAGTCGGCCGCCATGGTGCGCACCACCGTCGCGGTCACCACGCTCTCCGGCTCGCCGGCCCTCAACGTGATCGCCTCGACCGCCAAGGCGGGCGTCAACATCCGGATCATGGTCGGCGACACCGTGGCCGGGGTGCTCGAGCACGTCCGCCGCACGATCGCCGACGACCAGGTCCACATCGACGTCCTCGAGTCCAACGAGCCCAGCCCCGTCTCCCCGATGGGTCCGGACGACGAGGCCTTCGCGCTGCTGGAGTCCACGATCGCCGAGCGGTTCCCCGACGCGGTGCCCGCGCCCTACGTGATGATGGCGGCCACGGACTCCCGCTTCTTCACCGAGATCTGCGACCACGTCTACCGCTTCGCGCCGTTCCGGATGACCAAGGCCCAGCGCCAGTCGATCCACTCCTTCGACGAGCACGTCGGCGTCGACGACTTCCTGGACGGCGTGGGGTGGTACCTCCGCCTGATCGAAAGGCTCCCGTCATGA
- a CDS encoding formimidoylglutamate deiminase codes for MTPTTTYLLERAWVDGSVQSDVLVEVTAHGLFGAVTRPGLDLGSSGVASLPADVVRLPGLTVPGLANCHSHAFHRALRGRTQRERGSFWTWREQMYAVAGTLDPDSYYWLARATYREMAAAGITTVGEFHYLHHQADGTPYDERNAMAKALVAAAHDAGIRIALLDTCYLSSGFGAPLDGVQRRFGDRSVDGWYSRMVHLEPTATTVVGAAVHSVRALTPEQIGQVGDLVREHTVEDPQQGFRSVRGMLPLHVHLSEQVAENDACRAAYGLTPTGLLAERGVLGERTSLVHATHLTDDDVRRIGESGAHSCFCPTTERDLGDGIGPSRALREAGSPLTLGSDSHAVIDLFEEMRAVELDERLATQQRGHWTAAELLEAATATGHASLGFPGAGRIERGARADLVTLDLTSPRTAGTGRDENTAVFAAAAEDVTHVVVDGRVVVRPGDRADIGRELDAAIDAVWRKVP; via the coding sequence ATGACCCCCACGACGACCTACCTCCTCGAGCGGGCGTGGGTGGACGGCAGCGTCCAGAGCGACGTGCTGGTGGAGGTGACCGCGCACGGGCTGTTCGGGGCGGTGACGCGGCCGGGGCTCGACCTGGGGTCGTCGGGGGTCGCGAGTCTGCCCGCCGACGTCGTGCGGCTGCCGGGGCTGACGGTGCCGGGGCTGGCGAACTGCCACAGCCACGCGTTCCACCGGGCCCTGCGCGGGCGGACGCAGCGGGAGCGGGGGTCGTTCTGGACGTGGCGCGAGCAGATGTACGCCGTGGCCGGGACGCTCGACCCGGACTCCTACTACTGGCTGGCGCGGGCGACCTACCGCGAGATGGCGGCGGCGGGGATCACGACGGTGGGCGAGTTCCACTACCTGCACCACCAGGCCGACGGCACGCCGTACGACGAGCGCAACGCGATGGCCAAGGCGCTGGTCGCGGCCGCGCACGACGCCGGGATCCGGATCGCGCTGCTGGACACGTGCTACCTCAGCTCGGGCTTCGGGGCGCCCCTCGACGGCGTCCAGCGACGCTTCGGCGACCGGTCCGTGGACGGGTGGTACTCCCGGATGGTCCACCTGGAGCCCACCGCGACGACTGTCGTCGGGGCGGCCGTGCACTCGGTCCGGGCCCTGACGCCGGAGCAGATCGGGCAGGTCGGCGACCTCGTCCGCGAGCACACGGTCGAGGACCCGCAGCAGGGCTTCCGGTCGGTCCGGGGCATGCTCCCGCTGCACGTCCACCTCTCCGAGCAGGTGGCGGAGAACGACGCCTGCCGGGCGGCGTACGGCCTGACGCCCACGGGCCTGCTCGCCGAGCGCGGCGTGCTGGGGGAGCGCACCTCGCTCGTGCACGCCACGCACCTCACCGACGACGACGTGCGACGGATCGGCGAGAGCGGCGCGCACTCCTGCTTCTGCCCCACCACCGAGCGGGACCTCGGCGACGGCATCGGGCCGAGCCGGGCGCTGCGCGAGGCCGGCAGCCCGCTCACGCTGGGGTCCGACAGCCACGCCGTGATCGACCTGTTCGAGGAGATGCGGGCGGTGGAGCTCGACGAGCGGCTCGCGACGCAGCAGCGCGGGCACTGGACCGCCGCCGAGCTCCTCGAGGCGGCGACGGCGACCGGTCACGCCAGCCTCGGCTTCCCCGGCGCCGGGAGGATCGAGCGCGGCGCCCGCGCCGACCTCGTGACGCTCGACCTCACGTCGCCCCGGACGGCCGGCACCGGTCGCGACGAGAACACCGCGGTCTTCGCCGCGGCCGCCGAGGACGTCACCCACGTCGTCGTGGACGGCCGGGTCGTCGTACGCCCCGGCGACCGGGCCGACATCGGCCGCGAGCTCGACGCCGCCATCGACGCGGTCTGGAGGAAGGTCCCGTGA
- the hutI gene encoding imidazolonepropionase — MSTTLFTHIGELVTNDPTADDLLGAIPDAALVVEGGRVAWVGRAVDAAAADEVVDLGGRAVLPGFVDSHSHLVFAGDRAPEFAARMAGEAYAAGGIRTTVAATRAASDEQLTSHVARLVAEMRRQGTTTVEIKSGYGLSTRDEARSLAVARQFTEETTFLGAHVVPAGPDGAPGDPAAYVDLVTGPMLEAAAPYARWIDVFCERGAFDEDQARTVLAAGAAHGLRGRLHANQLGPGPGVRLACELGLAAVDHCTYLDDADVDALRDAGTVATLLPGVEFSTKQPYPDARRLLDAGVRVAIASDCNPGSCFTSSLPFCIALAVREMGMTPAEAVHAATVGGARALDRDDVGALVVGSRADLLVLDAPSHVHLAYRPGVPLVAGVWVGGRPL; from the coding sequence GTGAGCACCACGCTCTTCACGCACATCGGCGAGCTCGTCACGAACGACCCGACGGCCGACGACCTGCTCGGCGCGATCCCGGACGCCGCGCTCGTCGTCGAGGGCGGTCGGGTGGCCTGGGTCGGTCGGGCGGTCGACGCGGCGGCGGCCGACGAGGTCGTCGACCTGGGCGGGCGCGCGGTGCTGCCGGGCTTCGTCGACTCGCACTCGCACCTGGTCTTCGCGGGGGACCGGGCGCCGGAGTTCGCGGCCCGGATGGCCGGGGAGGCGTACGCCGCCGGCGGGATCCGCACGACGGTGGCGGCGACCCGGGCCGCGAGCGACGAGCAGCTCACCAGCCACGTGGCGCGGCTGGTCGCCGAGATGCGCCGGCAGGGCACGACCACCGTCGAGATCAAGAGCGGCTACGGGCTCAGCACCCGCGACGAGGCCCGCAGCCTGGCCGTCGCGCGGCAGTTCACCGAGGAGACGACGTTCCTGGGCGCGCACGTGGTCCCGGCCGGCCCGGACGGCGCCCCCGGCGACCCCGCGGCGTACGTCGACCTCGTCACCGGGCCGATGCTGGAGGCGGCGGCGCCGTACGCCCGCTGGATCGACGTCTTCTGCGAGCGCGGCGCCTTCGACGAGGACCAGGCGCGGACCGTCCTCGCGGCCGGGGCGGCGCACGGGCTGCGCGGCCGGCTGCACGCGAACCAGCTCGGCCCCGGCCCCGGGGTGCGGCTCGCCTGCGAGCTCGGCCTGGCCGCCGTCGACCACTGCACGTACCTCGACGATGCCGACGTCGACGCGCTGCGCGACGCGGGCACGGTGGCGACCCTGTTGCCGGGCGTGGAGTTCTCCACGAAGCAGCCCTACCCCGACGCCCGGCGGCTCTTGGACGCCGGTGTGCGGGTGGCGATCGCCAGCGACTGCAACCCCGGATCCTGCTTCACCAGCTCGCTGCCGTTCTGCATCGCCCTGGCCGTCCGCGAGATGGGGATGACCCCGGCCGAGGCCGTGCACGCCGCGACCGTCGGGGGTGCCCGGGCCCTGGACCGCGACGACGTCGGCGCGCTCGTCGTCGGCAGCCGCGCCGACCTGCTGGTGCTCGACGCGCCGTCGCACGTGCACCTGGCCTACCGCCCCGGCGTGCCGCTGGTGGCGGGGGTGTGGGTGGGCGGCCGCCCGCTGTAA
- a CDS encoding DUF1992 domain-containing protein: MPDSSKRPEDPADRPDRVDRVNPARDTDARTGRSAAAARIQNQTSWVDQQIRVSMAKGDFDDLPGYGKPIEGLGGQHDPDWWLKKLVERESIAVLPPSLQLRKDDAELDAKLDRLGSAAEARREVEDFNDRVIRARYLLPEGPPLITMPRDVDATLAAWAERRTERTAAARERARQLRAEQAAEPARPRKRWFRRG; the protein is encoded by the coding sequence ATGCCTGACTCCAGCAAGCGGCCCGAGGACCCGGCCGACCGACCCGACCGCGTGGACCGGGTGAACCCGGCGCGCGACACCGACGCCCGCACCGGCCGCAGCGCCGCCGCGGCGCGTATCCAGAACCAGACCAGCTGGGTCGACCAGCAGATCCGGGTCTCGATGGCCAAGGGCGACTTCGACGACCTGCCCGGCTACGGCAAGCCGATCGAGGGGCTCGGCGGCCAGCACGACCCCGACTGGTGGCTCAAGAAGCTCGTCGAGCGCGAGAGCATCGCGGTGCTGCCGCCGTCGCTGCAGCTGCGCAAGGACGACGCCGAGCTGGACGCCAAGCTCGACCGGCTCGGCTCCGCGGCCGAGGCCCGGCGCGAGGTCGAGGACTTCAACGACCGGGTGATCCGCGCCCGCTACCTCCTGCCCGAGGGCCCGCCGCTCATCACCATGCCCCGCGACGTCGACGCCACCCTGGCGGCCTGGGCCGAGCGGCGTACCGAGCGCACCGCGGCCGCTCGCGAGCGTGCCCGCCAGCTCCGCGCCGAGCAGGCCGCCGAGCCCGCCCGTCCCCGGAAGCGCTGGTTCCGGCGGGGGTGA
- a CDS encoding HpcH/HpaI aldolase/citrate lyase family protein, with protein sequence MSSSRSAKDFFRPLAVGAPTPLTEIPARPSRAIHFFDPSNEKMAGKIPGMVGTVDVLLGNLEDAVKADNKVAAREGLVKIGQSTEGLGGGGTTQLWTRVNALDSPWFLDDVMTLVPAIGDKLDVIMVPKVQGAEDIQYVDRLLAQLEAKAGLERPILVHAILETARGVANVEEICGASPRMQGISLGPADLAADRRMKTTRVGGGHPGYLVRQDPNPDQPDASRPTYQQDLWHYTIARMVDACAMHGIYPYYGPFGDIADVTACEDQFRNAFLLGCVGTWSLHPKQIAIANKVFSPSVEDITHARRVVAAMGDGTGAVMLDGKMEDDASLKQCLVLVRLAEELAAIDPELKKQYDAIDAPEEA encoded by the coding sequence ATGTCGAGCTCACGCAGCGCCAAGGACTTCTTCCGCCCCCTCGCCGTGGGGGCGCCGACCCCGTTGACGGAGATCCCGGCGCGGCCGAGCCGGGCGATCCACTTCTTCGACCCGAGCAACGAGAAGATGGCCGGCAAGATCCCCGGGATGGTCGGCACCGTCGACGTGCTGCTCGGCAACCTCGAGGACGCCGTCAAGGCCGACAACAAGGTCGCCGCCCGCGAGGGCCTGGTGAAGATCGGCCAGTCGACCGAGGGCCTCGGCGGCGGGGGCACCACCCAGCTGTGGACCCGCGTCAACGCGCTCGACAGCCCCTGGTTCCTCGACGACGTGATGACGCTCGTCCCCGCGATCGGCGACAAGCTCGACGTGATCATGGTGCCGAAGGTGCAGGGCGCCGAGGACATCCAGTACGTCGACCGCCTGCTCGCCCAGCTCGAGGCCAAGGCCGGGCTGGAGCGCCCGATCCTCGTGCACGCGATCCTCGAGACCGCCCGCGGCGTGGCCAACGTCGAGGAGATCTGCGGCGCCAGCCCGCGCATGCAGGGCATCTCGCTCGGCCCGGCCGACCTGGCCGCGGACCGCCGGATGAAGACCACCCGCGTCGGCGGTGGGCACCCGGGCTACCTCGTCCGCCAGGACCCGAACCCCGACCAGCCGGACGCCAGCCGCCCGACGTACCAGCAGGACCTGTGGCACTACACGATCGCCCGGATGGTCGACGCCTGCGCGATGCACGGCATCTACCCCTACTACGGCCCGTTCGGCGACATCGCCGACGTGACCGCCTGCGAGGACCAGTTCCGCAACGCGTTCCTGCTCGGCTGCGTCGGCACCTGGAGCCTGCACCCGAAGCAGATCGCGATCGCCAACAAGGTCTTCAGCCCCAGCGTCGAGGACATCACCCACGCCCGCCGCGTGGTCGCTGCCATGGGCGACGGCACCGGTGCGGTGATGCTCGACGGCAAGATGGAGGACGACGCCTCGCTCAAGCAGTGCCTGGTGCTGGTCCGCCTGGCCGAGGAGCTGGCCGCGATCGACCCCGAGCTCAAGAAGCAGTACGACGCCATCGACGCGCCCGAGGAGGCCTGA
- a CDS encoding MFS transporter: MTGLDQQAATAQRSPVPGLAKIVGFLVCVEIASGILQGFYTPIWKDVAGHLDMRDADVNWFEAAQLILSALVVPFLARLGDLVGHKKVLLLSTAVTALGSWILAFAPSFTTFLVGFAIQGAYVVWLPMEVAIIHRRTADSGRQAQLTRRAAGILVGALELAVIIGALTSGSLVETLSMPVLLMLPAIAVTICLLIIWFGIEDRPGVSSGGIDLTGLALVTLALGLVMAGLITIRLQGPGSLLAWLLVVLGVLALVPFVRYEAGHADPIVDVRLFAQRAQWPVQLTAFLFGMSVLGAQIPLSTFARTDPDVAGYGLGASAGFVSTLIGVYVISLAVGAFTLPLTSRLLGARNALLVSCVLVALGYALWIPFHDSTAQALLNMGIAGIGSGALVAALPAAAAAAAPPERTGFATGMTNATKTVGGAIASSVFAIALASTGSLEDPTEGHAPLSGYLVVWAVCAVAALAAAAALTMMPREAPEDAAARTA; encoded by the coding sequence ATGACCGGACTCGACCAGCAGGCGGCCACCGCGCAGCGCTCCCCCGTCCCCGGTCTGGCGAAGATCGTCGGCTTCCTGGTCTGCGTCGAGATCGCGAGCGGGATCCTCCAGGGCTTCTACACCCCGATCTGGAAGGACGTCGCCGGCCACCTCGACATGCGCGACGCGGACGTCAACTGGTTCGAGGCCGCCCAGCTGATCCTCTCCGCGCTGGTCGTGCCGTTCCTCGCCCGGCTCGGCGACCTGGTCGGCCACAAGAAGGTGCTGCTGCTCTCGACGGCGGTCACCGCGCTCGGGTCGTGGATCCTCGCCTTCGCCCCGTCGTTCACCACGTTCCTCGTCGGCTTCGCGATCCAGGGGGCGTACGTCGTCTGGCTGCCCATGGAGGTCGCGATCATCCACCGGCGTACGGCGGACAGCGGCCGGCAGGCCCAGCTGACGCGGCGCGCCGCCGGCATCCTGGTCGGGGCGCTCGAGCTGGCCGTCATCATCGGCGCCCTGACCAGCGGCTCCCTCGTCGAGACGCTGTCGATGCCGGTGCTGCTGATGCTGCCGGCGATCGCGGTGACGATCTGCCTCCTCATCATCTGGTTCGGGATCGAGGACCGCCCCGGCGTCTCCTCGGGCGGCATCGACCTCACCGGTCTCGCCCTCGTCACCCTGGCCCTCGGCCTGGTGATGGCCGGCCTGATCACGATCCGCCTGCAGGGTCCCGGCAGCCTGCTCGCCTGGCTGCTCGTGGTGCTCGGGGTCCTGGCCCTGGTGCCGTTCGTCCGCTACGAGGCCGGGCACGCCGACCCGATCGTCGACGTCCGCCTCTTCGCCCAGCGCGCGCAGTGGCCGGTTCAGCTCACGGCGTTCCTCTTCGGCATGTCGGTGCTGGGCGCGCAGATCCCGCTCTCGACGTTCGCCCGCACCGACCCCGACGTGGCGGGCTACGGCCTCGGCGCCAGCGCCGGCTTCGTCTCGACGCTGATCGGCGTCTACGTCATCTCGCTGGCGGTCGGGGCGTTCACGCTGCCGCTGACCTCGCGGCTCCTCGGCGCCCGCAACGCCCTGCTGGTGTCGTGCGTCCTCGTCGCGCTCGGCTACGCGCTGTGGATCCCCTTCCACGACAGCACCGCGCAGGCGCTGCTCAACATGGGCATCGCCGGCATCGGCTCCGGAGCGCTGGTCGCCGCGCTCCCGGCGGCCGCGGCGGCCGCTGCGCCCCCGGAGCGCACGGGTTTCGCGACCGGCATGACCAACGCGACCAAGACCGTCGGCGGGGCGATCGCGTCCTCGGTCTTCGCGATCGCGCTGGCCTCGACCGGCTCGCTCGAGGACCCGACCGAGGGGCACGCGCCGCTGTCCGGCTACCTGGTGGTCTGGGCGGTGTGCGCCGTCGCCGCGCTCGCCGCCGCGGCCGCCCTCACGATGATGCCGCGCGAGGCACCCGAGGACGCGGCCGCCCGAACGGCATGA
- a CDS encoding peptide methionine sulfoxide reductase has translation MGPSDPPDPPDPAHLAGLLARVPAGWSVAAYDGRRYGVTRSSAAGGRSIGVYAEELGGTDVVSTNVYLTSSGPQLRPCEMPAEKVLAFLAGLEVVDPPSTPA, from the coding sequence GTGGGGCCGTCGGACCCGCCCGACCCGCCCGACCCGGCCCACCTGGCCGGGTTGCTGGCACGGGTCCCGGCGGGCTGGTCGGTGGCGGCGTACGACGGACGCCGCTACGGCGTGACCCGGTCGTCGGCCGCGGGCGGGCGGAGCATCGGGGTGTACGCCGAGGAGCTGGGTGGCACCGACGTCGTGAGCACCAACGTCTACCTCACCTCGTCCGGACCGCAGCTGCGGCCCTGCGAGATGCCGGCCGAGAAGGTGCTGGCCTTCCTGGCCGGCCTCGAGGTCGTCGACCCGCCGTCGACGCCCGCGTAG
- a CDS encoding nitroreductase family protein, producing the protein MEFQDVVRRRRMIRNYADRPVDPQVVERAIANATHAPSAGFSQGWAFVVLDTPADVRRWWQVTTDPAALEDPDDWLRGMMRAPVVVVPCSSKAAYLARYAEADKGWEDRAEARWPMPFWHMDAAMASLLILQTAVDEGLGSCFFGIPPERDEAVRREFVIPATFDPVGVITIGHRVEDTGNAGSPARRARKPLDDVLHRGGWRA; encoded by the coding sequence ATGGAGTTCCAGGACGTGGTGCGTCGGCGCAGGATGATCCGCAACTACGCCGACCGGCCGGTGGACCCGCAGGTCGTGGAGCGCGCGATCGCCAACGCCACGCACGCCCCGAGCGCGGGCTTCAGCCAGGGTTGGGCGTTCGTCGTGCTGGACACGCCCGCCGACGTACGCCGCTGGTGGCAGGTCACGACCGACCCGGCGGCCCTCGAGGACCCGGACGACTGGCTGCGCGGCATGATGCGCGCGCCGGTCGTGGTGGTCCCGTGCAGCAGCAAGGCGGCGTACCTCGCCCGCTACGCCGAGGCCGACAAGGGCTGGGAGGACCGGGCCGAGGCGCGCTGGCCGATGCCGTTCTGGCACATGGACGCCGCCATGGCGAGCCTGCTCATCCTCCAGACCGCGGTCGACGAGGGGCTGGGCTCCTGCTTCTTCGGGATCCCGCCGGAGCGCGACGAGGCGGTACGCCGTGAGTTCGTCATCCCCGCGACCTTCGACCCCGTCGGCGTGATCACGATCGGCCACCGGGTCGAGGACACCGGCAACGCCGGCTCCCCCGCGCGACGGGCCCGCAAGCCGCTCGACGACGTGCTGCACCGCGGCGGCTGGCGAGCCTGA
- a CDS encoding allantoate amidohydrolase, whose product MADDFERMWSDLAPVGRSATSGGYFRQPWTPAEGELRAWFVEQCEARGLRVEGDGLGNLVGWWDVPSGSVVEEGAQRPSGSVVEEGAQRPSGSVVEEGAQRPSRNHALLTGSHLDSVLDGGAYDGPLGVVAALAAVDLMRERGVVPGRPVGVSAFVEEEGSRFGLACLGSRLATGTMSWATARELRDRSGVALPDALEAAGLGHDGGSGPGGVSSLLDGVGTFVELHVEQGRDLVDRGAAVGVASEIWPHGRYRFDFTGAANHAGTTRMEDREDPMLTYAMTALAANKQARLAGQRATFGRIDVAPNGTNAIPSRVTAWLDARCSTDDGLAALVEAISAQATDRAGRDGTALEVTAESVSSSVAFDPALARAIAADHEGGDWPVIPTMAGHDAGILSAAGIPTAMLFVRNPTGVSHSPAEHAEVADCLVGVSALADTLERLAR is encoded by the coding sequence GTGGCTGACGACTTCGAGCGGATGTGGTCCGACCTGGCGCCGGTCGGGCGCTCGGCCACCTCGGGCGGCTACTTCCGCCAACCCTGGACCCCGGCCGAGGGCGAGCTGCGGGCGTGGTTCGTGGAGCAGTGCGAGGCCCGCGGGCTGCGGGTCGAGGGTGACGGGCTCGGCAACCTCGTGGGCTGGTGGGACGTCCCGTCGGGGTCGGTGGTTGAGGAGGGCGCGCAGCGCCCGTCGGGGTCGGTGGTTGAGGAGGGCGCGCAGCGCCCGTCGGGGTCGGTGGTTGAGGAGGGCGCGCAGCGCCCGTCTCGAAACCACGCCCTCCTGACCGGCTCGCACCTGGACTCGGTCCTCGACGGCGGGGCGTACGACGGCCCGCTCGGCGTCGTGGCGGCGCTGGCCGCCGTGGACCTGATGCGCGAGCGCGGCGTGGTGCCGGGGCGACCGGTCGGGGTGTCGGCGTTCGTCGAGGAGGAGGGCTCGCGCTTCGGGCTGGCCTGCCTGGGCTCGCGGCTGGCGACCGGGACGATGTCGTGGGCGACTGCGCGCGAGCTGCGGGACCGCTCCGGGGTGGCGCTGCCGGACGCGCTCGAGGCGGCGGGGCTCGGCCACGACGGGGGCTCCGGTCCCGGCGGGGTCTCGTCGCTGCTGGACGGCGTCGGCACCTTCGTCGAGCTGCACGTGGAGCAGGGCCGCGACCTGGTCGACCGCGGGGCCGCCGTCGGGGTGGCGAGCGAGATCTGGCCGCACGGGAGGTACCGCTTCGACTTCACCGGCGCCGCCAACCACGCCGGCACCACGCGGATGGAGGACCGCGAGGACCCGATGCTGACCTACGCGATGACCGCCCTGGCCGCGAACAAGCAGGCCCGGCTGGCCGGCCAGCGCGCGACCTTCGGGCGGATCGACGTCGCCCCCAACGGCACCAACGCGATCCCGTCGCGGGTGACCGCCTGGCTGGACGCCCGCTGCTCGACCGACGACGGGCTCGCCGCCCTGGTCGAGGCGATCTCGGCGCAGGCGACCGACCGGGCCGGCCGGGACGGCACGGCGCTGGAGGTCACCGCCGAGTCGGTGTCGTCCTCGGTGGCCTTCGACCCCGCCCTCGCGCGGGCGATCGCGGCCGACCACGAGGGCGGCGACTGGCCGGTGATCCCGACGATGGCGGGTCACGACGCCGGGATCCTGTCCGCTGCGGGCATCCCCACCGCGATGCTCTTCGTGCGCAACCCCACCGGCGTCTCGCACTCGCCCGCTGAGCACGCGGAGGTCGCGGACTGCCTGGTCGGCGTCTCGGCGCTGGCCGACACCCTCGAACGGCTGGCGCGCTGA
- a CDS encoding HpcH/HpaI aldolase/citrate lyase family protein, which yields MSDFTPLRSVLYMPSSNAKALEKAKTLPVDAVIFDLEDAVAPDAKPAAREAAAAAVSSGEYGRRTLTIRVNGLGTEWHDDDLAAAAQAGPAGVVVPKVNSADEVRGLVAALEKAGAPDHTKLWAMVETPQAIFDVRELAAASDRLAVLVMGTNDLVKELYAEHVPGRAPLLTSLSLSLLAARAAGIAIVDGVYNDVKDTDGFLAECRQGREMGFDGKTLIHPGQIEGANEAFAPSERAVEDARGILQAWEDGKGSGVVTYNGKMVENLHVESAQRTLAIHDAVRALED from the coding sequence ATGAGCGACTTCACCCCCCTGCGCTCGGTCCTCTACATGCCGAGCTCGAACGCCAAGGCGCTCGAGAAGGCCAAGACCCTCCCGGTCGACGCGGTCATCTTCGACCTCGAGGACGCCGTCGCCCCCGACGCGAAGCCGGCCGCGCGCGAGGCCGCCGCGGCCGCCGTCTCCTCCGGTGAGTACGGCCGCCGGACCCTGACGATCCGGGTCAACGGGCTCGGCACCGAGTGGCACGACGACGACCTGGCCGCCGCCGCGCAGGCCGGCCCCGCGGGCGTCGTGGTCCCGAAGGTCAACAGCGCCGACGAGGTCCGCGGCCTCGTCGCCGCGCTCGAGAAGGCCGGCGCCCCCGACCACACGAAGCTGTGGGCCATGGTCGAGACGCCGCAGGCGATCTTCGACGTCCGCGAGCTCGCGGCCGCCTCGGACCGGCTGGCGGTGCTGGTGATGGGCACCAACGACCTCGTCAAGGAGCTGTACGCCGAGCACGTCCCCGGCCGCGCCCCGCTGCTGACCTCGCTGTCGCTGTCGCTGCTGGCCGCGCGCGCCGCCGGCATCGCGATCGTCGACGGCGTCTACAACGACGTCAAGGACACCGACGGGTTCCTGGCCGAGTGCCGGCAGGGACGCGAGATGGGCTTCGACGGCAAGACCCTGATCCACCCCGGCCAGATCGAGGGAGCCAACGAGGCGTTCGCCCCCAGCGAGCGCGCCGTCGAGGACGCCCGCGGGATCCTCCAGGCCTGGGAGGACGGCAAGGGCTCCGGCGTCGTCACCTACAACGGCAAGATGGTGGAGAACCTCCACGTCGAGTCGGCCCAGCGCACGCTGGCGATCCACGACGCCGTCCGCGCGCTCGAGGACTGA